The Sporosarcina ureae genomic sequence CATTTGATTTGTCTGACGGAGCAATACCAGTCCATATCGAGCGTTTCAGGTAATAGCCGGCTGACGAACCCCCTATCAAATGATGCGTTATGTGCTACTATACCGTCTGCTTGATCAAGTATTTTTAGAATTCTATCCATATCAAGCGACTTCCCTCTTACCATCTGATCGGTAATGCCCGTGAGATTCGTAATCGTCGGAGAAATGGAATAGAACGGTTCTTGAAACTCGCAATACTCATCAGCGACCCGAACAATACGGTTATTTTCATACTCTCCCAGCATAACGCCTAACTCGATCACTTCACTCGCCTCGGCACTCATACCTGTCGTCTCCACGTCAATAAACGCTATATGTTTTGTCATGTGAAAACTCCTTTTACACTCTATTTCCATTATATCGAGAATTTAATTATGAACATTTCTATCCTATTAGTATATCAGGATTTCAGTACAATATGTTCAATTTAAACTGCAAGCATTTTATTGAACATGTAGTCATTTCATAAGTTGCCACACAATTCAACGTGCTGTATACTAGGATTGCTTACATGATTGTC encodes the following:
- a CDS encoding exonuclease domain-containing protein, encoding MTKHIAFIDVETTGMSAEASEVIELGVMLGEYENNRIVRVADEYCEFQEPFYSISPTITNLTGITDQMVRGKSLDMDRILKILDQADGIVAHNASFDRGFVSRLLPETLDMDWYCSVRQIKWKNYGFENGKLQQLLRAHRIQVHNAHRALDDAKNLALLLNSSNPNLTDDTFISYLMNKAPMKKPAKSRF